In Bradysia coprophila strain Holo2 unplaced genomic scaffold, BU_Bcop_v1 contig_24, whole genome shotgun sequence, one genomic interval encodes:
- the LOC119077797 gene encoding ATP synthase subunit d, mitochondrial encodes MAAKRIAQSSINWSALAERVPPSQRLNFNQFKSKSDKYLRSVITNPESAPKIDWAYYKSRIAVPGLVDTFQKNYEAVKIPYPPDNVTSQVVAQESQVKADIQQFKSASDARINQHQKSIEHLKSLLPYEEMTMEDYRDAFPDLALDAINRPTYWPHDAEEQVDNSAKAGHH; translated from the exons ATGGCCGCAAAACGTATTGCCCAATCTAGCATTAACTGGAGTGCTTTGGCTGAACGTGTACCACCGTCACAACGTCTCAATTTCAATCAGTTCAAGTCCAAAAGTGACAAATACTTGAGAAG TGTTATCACCAACCCTGAATCCGCTCCGAAAATCGACTGGGCTTACTACAAGTCTCGCATTGCCGTTCCTGGATTGGTCGacacattccagaaaaactaCGAAGCCGTCAAAATTCCATATCCACCGGACAACGTAACATCCCAAGTTGTCGCCCAGGAGAGTCAAGTGAAAGCTGATATTCAGCAATTCAAAAGCGCTTCGGATGCTCGAATCAACCAGCACCAAAAATCGATCGAGCATTTGAAGTCATTGTTGCCGTACGAAGAGATGACCATGGAAGATTATCGTGACGCGTTCCCGGAT CTTGCTTTGGATGCAATCAATCGGCCAACATACTGGCCCCACGATGCGGAAGAACAAGTGGATAACAGTGCCAAGGCTGGCCATCactaa